The Spirulina subsalsa PCC 9445 region CCCCCTCCCCCCTTCCCGTTCCCCGTTCCCTCTTCCCTAAATCAACGCACAAACTGAGGCATGAGATCCGCTGCCGTCAATAAACCATAGAAACCCCGACGATGGAAATTCACCCCGGCCTTCAGATAGCCAAAAGCGGGACCGCAGACATTGGCCGCCATGCTGGTTTCATCCCCCAGCGTAAAGGTATGGGTGGAAATTTTGCCCTCAAAGGTGCGTCCTGTGACCTGAACATTGGTACTTAATGGCTTTTTGGGGTTGCGGGTATCCACCACACCGCCGACTGTGACTTGATGGCGATCGCAAATTCCCGCCAACTCCAACATAATGTCATCGGCGTGTTCCATATTCTCCAAGGCCAGAATCCCATTGGTTTCGTCCAACAACGCCGCCACCTCTTCATCACTCATCGCCTGGGCCTTGTCCACACTATAGCCCGGTAAATGGGCAATATCTTCCCGAATCGTAGCCCGGTAGGCCTCCCAGTTGGCAATCCCCACCCCAAAGGTAATTTTAACCCTGTGGATTTCGCTATAACTTTGAGCCGCTAACGTGGCCGCCGCCGTTAATAAGCCCGGAGTCGCCCCACAGCCCGTTAAATAGGTGATTCGGGCCCCTGCTAAGTCCTCCCGTAGCGTCAGGAGTTGTTCTACCGCGCTGGTGCGTTTAAGCGCATCCACCAACACCCCACGCCACCCCGACTGAATAAACTGTTGGGCGACTGAAGCCATAAAGGTATTGGGCAAATTCGGCAACGCCAGAAAATAACCATCCACTTGGGCATTTTCCAGTAAATCCTGAATACTTTGCTGGCTGAGGGTGCCATGAGGTTCTAAATAGCCTACAGTCCCTTGGGTTTGATAGACCGCACGACAGGCCTGGGGGTCCAACCCTGCCGGATTGTAAGCATAGCCTTTATGGTCGGCAACCGCCACCCATTCCATTTCTTGTTTCTGGGCTAAGATTGTAGCGGCTGCTTGCCCTAATCCTCCAAATCCTAAAACACCAACTCGGATTTTCCCTTGCACTGGGTTCATGCTGACTTTCTCCATCTCAACAGATTTCTATTATCTGCCTTTCTGGGTCGCGTCTTAACCCAAAAATGAATATTAACCCTCACGTGACATTATTCCAGAGTTCCAAAACCTGACGGCAAAACTGTTTCAGCTTATCGGCCACATCGGGAGAAGGGAGTGCCTGACCCACAAATTGCCAATTGTCCACTGTTGACAAACGCCACGCTTGACCTTGATGATTAAAGGCCGCCGTTTCCACACCAATCAAACGGTAACAGTCCTCAATGGGGTCTTGATGAAAGCGAATTTGGACTAAGATACTACGACCCTGAAAGCGGGGACTCCATCCGGGGAGGTGGAAGCCAATATCAATGGAGTCTGGGTCTACCCATTCTTGGGTGTCTGGGTCACTGTGCCAAGGTTTAAGATCGGCTTTAGCATCGGGAAATTGACTTTTAAACAGGTTGACAATGGCCGCGATTTTGCTGGCAACGGTTAAGCTAGTCGCTTGTTCAGATGCGTTCACTTTCACCTTCCTTGTGTTCGAGTTTCTCAGGAGTTTTTTGGTTTCTCTAGTTGTAGCGCAATGTTGCCAGAAGTCTCCCACTCTTTTAGGGGATAGGGAACGGGGAACGGGAGTCGGGAGTCGGGAGTCGGGAGTCGGGAGTCGGGAGTCGGGAGTCGGGGAGAGGGGAGCAGGGGAGCAGCGGTTCGACTTCGCTCACCGACCGGGGAGCAGGGGAGAATTTATAATTATTCCCTATCACCTATTCCCTATTCCCTAGGGCTTGCTGAATAAGTCCGAGAGTTGGGGAATCGGGAGTCGGGAAACGGAACGCTACGCTGTGAGGAAAGCGTAGCGTCTCGAAACAAGAATAGCGCGACTCGTCGGGAGGATGTCAAGACAATGTATTAGGATCAATGCCTAATTCTTGCAATTTTGCCATAGCACGCTCTAGTTTCTGTTGGGTTTGTTCTTCCCTTTCTCTGGCCTGCTCACGTTCAAGCCTTGCTTGATCTCGTTCAAGCCTTGCCTGCTCACGTTCTAGAATAAATTCCCCCGGCTCTTTAAAAGATTCGCCATCGGGATAGAATAGGCTTAACCCATCCTCAAATAACTCAAAGCGAATCTGTAATAGGGGAGAAGTCCAGGGCAAATGCAGAGGACTCACTAAGATAAAACCTTCCTCGGTGGTTTCGCGAGTATAGCCCCAAAAATCATAAGTTTCTGGGTCATAAAAATACATCTCTAGTACCCCATATTTTTCGTAAAACATCTGCTTGGCGACCATTTCTTTCATGGTGTTACTGGGGGAAAGAATTTCAAAAACAACTTGAGGGGCTATGTTGTCTTCTTCCCACTGTTTATAACTTCCTCGATCTCCCGGTGGACGACCGAATGCAACCATCGCATCGGGGGCTTGAGCGGGTGCTGGAGGTGTTTTCACCTGCACTGGATACCACAGTAAATCCCCCGCCACAAAAGCGACTTGCTCCCTTAATAAGTGCTTAAGATTGGTCACTAAACGCACAATCCAGCGATATTGTAGGGTATTTTCTGCCATAGGTTTACCGTCGGAATCAGGATAAAGAATTTCGGAGCGAATGGGTGCTTGAACCATGATTTTTAGGAGAATTTATAAGAATTCCGATAGATAAATTATAGCGAGGTTTGAATCTCTCACCATCTGCGAGGGCGCGAGGGGGAATCGTCGCCCTATTTCCTCCTACTGTTTAAACCACCAGATTTTAATAGTATGATCGGCGCTGCCACTGACAATGGTTCGACCTTCTGGATTAAACCCTACGGACAGAACCGAATCCTCATGACCTTCTAAAGTGTCCAATAATTGCCCCGTCTGACTATTCCAGACGCGAATGGTTCGATCTAAACTGCCACTGACAAGGCGCTTTTCGTCCTCACTCCAAGCTACTGCACAGACTTGATTCTCATGACCTCGCAGGAGTTGACGTTCTTGAGCGCGATCGCATCCCCACACCCGCAAGAGATCATCGGAGTCTGCCGTCACGAAATAACGCCCCGTTGGACTAAAGGCCACCGCTAAACTTTTAAATTCCTTACGCACTGCCCGCAATAAACGACCATTCATCAGGTAACGCAACTTGACTATCTTTTCCTGTCCCACCGTTGCTATAATTTGCCCATCGGGACTCACATCAACCCCTGTCACCACATTGGAATAGGCATCAATTTTGTACAATTCCCGCCCCGATTGGAGATGCCACAAGCGCACGGTTTGATCTGCCCCCCCACTCACTAAACGCTTGCCATCGGGATGGAAGGCCAGGGATAACACTGTGTCTCGGTGTCCCTTCCTCAGCCACCGTCCAAAGGCCTGTACTTCTCGCCCGGTGTGTAAATCCCACAGGCGAATGGTTGTATCTTCCCCCCCACTGGCAATATACCGCCCATCGGGACTCACGGCTACACAATAGACCCGACCACAACGGCTATCAATGCGGCGCAATTGTTGCCCTGTGCTTAATTGCCACAAACGCAGGGTTTCGTCGAAACTGCCACTGACAAATGTATAACCATCGGGACTTAAGGCGATCGCACTCACCACATCATCATGAAGGCGCAATGTCCCCGCACAGACCCACTGGGCTTGTTCATCCCTAGGAGTTACAGAACCCGCCTGATTCGCCCGAGGAGTGGCAGAATAGGCGGAAGATTGACCCGTTTTTTGCCGCAACTGGGCAACCTTGCGCAAATCCGCGTTCGCTTCCTGATCCCGTCCCAAAATAGAATAAACAAAACCCCGATATTTATAAGCCTCTATATAGTCAGCATCCAAAAAAATAGCCTGCTTAAAATCCACTAAGGCCTCTCGATACTGCTCATGTTTGGC contains the following coding sequences:
- a CDS encoding Uma2 family endonuclease; the encoded protein is MVQAPIRSEILYPDSDGKPMAENTLQYRWIVRLVTNLKHLLREQVAFVAGDLLWYPVQVKTPPAPAQAPDAMVAFGRPPGDRGSYKQWEEDNIAPQVVFEILSPSNTMKEMVAKQMFYEKYGVLEMYFYDPETYDFWGYTRETTEEGFILVSPLHLPWTSPLLQIRFELFEDGLSLFYPDGESFKEPGEFILEREQARLERDQARLEREQAREREEQTQQKLERAMAKLQELGIDPNTLS
- the bioU gene encoding (S)-8-amino-7-oxononanoate synthase BioU, which codes for MNPVQGKIRVGVLGFGGLGQAAATILAQKQEMEWVAVADHKGYAYNPAGLDPQACRAVYQTQGTVGYLEPHGTLSQQSIQDLLENAQVDGYFLALPNLPNTFMASVAQQFIQSGWRGVLVDALKRTSAVEQLLTLREDLAGARITYLTGCGATPGLLTAAATLAAQSYSEIHRVKITFGVGIANWEAYRATIREDIAHLPGYSVDKAQAMSDEEVAALLDETNGILALENMEHADDIMLELAGICDRHQVTVGGVVDTRNPKKPLSTNVQVTGRTFEGKISTHTFTLGDETSMAANVCGPAFGYLKAGVNFHRRGFYGLLTAADLMPQFVR
- a CDS encoding DnaJ domain-containing protein — protein: MTNLHTYYEILEIPAGASPEEVKRAYRKLVKQWHPDQFAGFPEKQEQAEEQIKRINEAYEYLKARSQTSGPPSPSASDQKQQNLALSRLYYQQGVEKAKHEQYREALVDFKQAIFLDADYIEAYKYRGFVYSILGRDQEANADLRKVAQLRQKTGQSSAYSATPRANQAGSVTPRDEQAQWVCAGTLRLHDDVVSAIALSPDGYTFVSGSFDETLRLWQLSTGQQLRRIDSRCGRVYCVAVSPDGRYIASGGEDTTIRLWDLHTGREVQAFGRWLRKGHRDTVLSLAFHPDGKRLVSGGADQTVRLWHLQSGRELYKIDAYSNVVTGVDVSPDGQIIATVGQEKIVKLRYLMNGRLLRAVRKEFKSLAVAFSPTGRYFVTADSDDLLRVWGCDRAQERQLLRGHENQVCAVAWSEDEKRLVSGSLDRTIRVWNSQTGQLLDTLEGHEDSVLSVGFNPEGRTIVSGSADHTIKIWWFKQ